A region from the Halosolutus gelatinilyticus genome encodes:
- a CDS encoding nitrite/sulfite reductase codes for MAHKKETYKEGCYGDEVREHILDFAETGFESISEEEYDEWFTRFKFWGLFHQRDGQESYFMMRLTNASGILEPGQLRAIAEVARDYATGPVENPEFGNGWIDLTTRQSIQLHWVELEDVPEIWEKLESVGVSSRSAGGDTMRNISGCPLHGKAEEFVESGPLLERFQEELRGDDALANMPRKFNISVTGCAVGCAQDSINDIGFEPATKEIGGEAVRGFNVRVGGGLGGRQPRAATPLDVFVRPENAYEVGRGFVELYHDHGDRQTRSKNRTRFFADDWGMAKIRETLQAEYVDFELRTAGTDLRETYTYNAGKPAAAGRHDHVGVGDQADGRNYVGLSVPIGRLSAADAIELADLADEYGSGEVRLTRRQNPILVDVADADLAALFDEPLLETYPPKPSVFERGAMACTGTEFCSLALTETKVRMARMLRWFNENVDLPDDVAQLKMHYSGCTADCGQAMTADIGLQGMRARKDGEMVEAFDIGVGGGVGENPSFVEWIRQRVPADEAPGAIRNLLEAFAAHRDEGQTFRQWVDATGTEALVEFCDPEETDFEAPYMTDGKQAWYPFAGDESADAATASESTAPSDD; via the coding sequence ATGGCGCATAAGAAGGAGACGTACAAGGAGGGCTGTTACGGCGACGAGGTTCGCGAGCACATACTCGACTTCGCGGAGACGGGGTTCGAGTCGATCTCCGAGGAAGAGTACGACGAGTGGTTCACCCGGTTCAAGTTCTGGGGGCTGTTCCACCAGCGCGACGGCCAGGAGTCGTATTTCATGATGCGCCTGACGAACGCGAGCGGCATCCTGGAGCCGGGACAGCTCCGGGCGATCGCCGAGGTCGCCCGCGACTACGCGACCGGACCGGTCGAAAACCCCGAGTTCGGCAACGGCTGGATCGATCTGACGACTCGGCAGTCGATCCAACTGCACTGGGTCGAACTCGAAGACGTCCCCGAAATCTGGGAGAAGCTGGAGTCCGTCGGCGTCAGTTCTCGATCGGCCGGCGGCGACACGATGCGCAACATCTCGGGCTGTCCGCTCCACGGGAAGGCCGAGGAGTTCGTCGAGTCCGGGCCGCTGCTCGAACGCTTTCAGGAGGAGCTGCGGGGTGACGACGCGCTCGCGAACATGCCCCGGAAGTTCAACATCAGCGTGACCGGCTGTGCGGTCGGCTGCGCCCAGGACTCGATCAACGACATCGGGTTCGAGCCGGCGACGAAGGAGATCGGCGGCGAGGCGGTGCGAGGATTCAACGTCCGCGTCGGCGGCGGTCTCGGTGGCCGCCAGCCGCGCGCTGCGACGCCGCTCGACGTCTTCGTTCGGCCCGAAAACGCCTACGAGGTCGGCCGCGGCTTCGTCGAACTCTACCACGACCACGGCGATCGGCAGACCCGATCGAAGAACCGCACTCGATTCTTCGCGGACGACTGGGGGATGGCGAAGATCCGCGAGACGCTTCAGGCGGAGTACGTCGACTTTGAACTCCGGACCGCGGGAACGGATCTCCGCGAGACGTACACGTACAACGCCGGGAAACCGGCCGCGGCCGGCCGCCACGACCACGTCGGCGTCGGCGACCAGGCCGACGGCCGGAATTACGTCGGTCTGAGCGTCCCGATCGGTCGGCTTTCGGCCGCGGATGCGATCGAACTCGCCGACCTCGCCGACGAGTACGGTTCCGGCGAGGTTCGGCTCACCCGCCGGCAGAATCCGATCCTCGTCGACGTCGCGGACGCCGATCTGGCGGCGCTGTTCGACGAACCGCTGCTCGAGACGTATCCGCCGAAACCGAGCGTCTTCGAGCGCGGCGCGATGGCCTGTACCGGCACCGAGTTCTGCTCGCTCGCGCTCACGGAGACGAAGGTTCGGATGGCCCGGATGCTGCGCTGGTTCAACGAGAACGTCGACCTCCCGGACGACGTGGCGCAACTCAAGATGCACTACTCCGGCTGTACGGCGGACTGCGGTCAGGCGATGACGGCCGACATCGGGCTGCAGGGGATGCGCGCCAGGAAGGACGGCGAGATGGTCGAGGCGTTCGACATCGGCGTCGGCGGCGGCGTCGGCGAGAATCCCTCGTTCGTCGAGTGGATCCGCCAGCGGGTGCCAGCCGACGAGGCGCCGGGCGCGATCCGGAACCTGCTCGAGGCGTTCGCCGCACACCGTGACGAGGGGCAGACGTTCCGCCAGTGGGTCGATGCGACCGGAACGGAAGCGCTCGTCGAATTCTGCGACCCCGAGGAGACGGACTTCGAGGCGCCGTACATGACCGACGGGAAGCAGGCGTGGTACCCGTTTGCCGGCGACGAATCGGCGGACGCTGCGACGGCGAGCGAGTCGACGGCGCCGTCGGACGACTGA